Below is a window of Frigoribacterium sp. SL97 DNA.
GGGTCAACACGATCGGCGACACGGGCGAGCGTCCGTTCGTCCTCGTGCCGGGCATCGGCGTCTCGTCCGACTACTTCGAGCGCCTCGCGCCGAACCTCAACGAGTTCGGCCCCGTGCACGCTCTCGACCTGCCGGGCTTCGCCGGGGTGCCGCACCCGGGTCACGCCCTGAGCATCCGCGAGTACGCCGACCTCGTCGGCACCGCCATCGACGAACTGGGACTCCACGACCCGGTCGTCGTCGGGCACTCGATGGGCACGCAGATCGTCGTCGACCTCGCCGCGCGCCGACCCGACCTGTCGACCGTCGTGCTGATCGGGCCGGTGATCGATCCGGCCCATCGACACGTGCTCGAGCAGGCGGTGCGGTTCGCCCGGGCCGCCTGGCACGAGCCCGGCCGGGTGAAGTTCCTGGCCCTGAGCGCCTACGTGCTCTGCGGGGTGCGTTGGTTCTCCCGCATCCTGCCGAAGATGATGACGTACCCGATCGAGCGGCACCTGCCGCAGATCGCCGCCGACACCCTGGTCATCCGGGGCGAGCACGACGCCGTCGCCCCACGCGAGTGGGTGCGCCGCGTCGGCGAACTGCTGCCCTCGTCCCGCCTGTGGGAGATGCCCGGGGCCGCCCACTCCGTCATGCACGCCCACGCCGAAGAGGTCGCCAAGCTCTGCGTCGAGCACGCCCAGCAGCCGATCCGGCACGACGAGGGCGTCGAGCTGCACCACTACGTCGACGCGGGGGACGGCGACGAGAGCGACGACTTCAGCCCCAGCCCGGCCGACTTCGTGAAGGCCGTGGGGGCGCGCCTGCGTTCGACCGCGGCGACCATGCGCGGTGACGACGAGGCCCTCGCGAAGGCCAAGACGGACCACGCCGAGTCGATGCAGGCGGCGTTCGACCGTCGCCAGGCCGAGAAGGCCGCGGCCGGCGCCGACCCCGACGACGGCCCGCACATCGAACCCACGACCGGCGGCGCCGACCGCTGACGGTGCGGCTCGTCCCGGCCGCGCCGGGCCGGGCCGGGGCGGGTCGGGTCGGGTCGGGTCGGGAACGCAGGAGGCGCGGGTCGCCTCGCCGCCGCCCCTCACGCCCCCGAGACGGTCAGCCCGATCAGCACGAGGTTGAGGGCCACGACGACGACCACGGCCACCCAACCGGCGATCCGCGTCCCGACGGCGTTGACTCCCGTGCCCATGAGCGACCGGTCGCTCGTCGCGACGACGAGGGGCACGAGGGCGAAGGCGATGCCGAAGCTCAGCACGACCTGGCTGAGCACGAGCAACCACGTCGGGCTGATGCCCGTCGCGAGCAGCACGAGGGCCGGGATCAACGTGACGACCCGGCGCACCATGAGCGGCACCTGCACGTGCAGCAGGCCCTTCATGATCTCGGCGCCCGCCATCGCCCCGATCGACGTGGACGCGAGACCCGACGCGAGGAGGCCGACGGCGAACAGGACGCCGATCACCGGCCCGAGCGCCGCCGCGATGGCCCGCTGGGCCCCGGGGATCGTATCGGTGCCGTCCTGAC
It encodes the following:
- a CDS encoding alpha/beta fold hydrolase, which gives rise to MTPRRRHAGSPRRSAARDASRAGDVDTTVTVRRVERGDLYVRVNTIGDTGERPFVLVPGIGVSSDYFERLAPNLNEFGPVHALDLPGFAGVPHPGHALSIREYADLVGTAIDELGLHDPVVVGHSMGTQIVVDLAARRPDLSTVVLIGPVIDPAHRHVLEQAVRFARAAWHEPGRVKFLALSAYVLCGVRWFSRILPKMMTYPIERHLPQIAADTLVIRGEHDAVAPREWVRRVGELLPSSRLWEMPGAAHSVMHAHAEEVAKLCVEHAQQPIRHDEGVELHHYVDAGDGDESDDFSPSPADFVKAVGARLRSTAATMRGDDEALAKAKTDHAESMQAAFDRRQAEKAAAGADPDDGPHIEPTTGGADR